Proteins co-encoded in one Papaver somniferum cultivar HN1 chromosome 5, ASM357369v1, whole genome shotgun sequence genomic window:
- the LOC113281653 gene encoding uncharacterized protein LOC113281653 isoform X2: MGEMVGNNYVDGQWAAGNAPMYYVMSPKDVIIAKPRKIILITVIFVEVLYFNYSALLILRMDAEDRISLASSTRESRESGGLLLEELGKSLGTCLKKSNYLLKRLDAVPWPLQLI, translated from the exons atgGGTGAGATGGTTG GTAACAACTATGTAGATGGTCAGTGGGCTGCTGGGAATGCACCGATGTACTACGTTATGTCTCCAAAGGATGTCATCATTGCAAAGCCTAG AAAGATTATCCTTATTACGGTCATTTTTGTTGAAGTACTTTATTTCAATTACTCGGCGCTTCTTATTCTTCGTATGGATGCGGAAGATCGTATTAGCTTGGCTTCTTCAACACGGGAATCACGGGAATCAGGTGGTTTACTGTTGGAAGAACTAGGAAAATCTCTTGGAACTTGCCTGAAGAAATCAAATTATTTGCTGAAAAG ACTTGATGCAGTTCCTTGGCCCTTACAACTTATTTGA
- the LOC113281653 gene encoding uncharacterized protein LOC113281653 isoform X1, producing the protein MGEMVGKSSGNNYVDGQWAAGNAPMYYVMSPKDVIIAKPRKIILITVIFVEVLYFNYSALLILRMDAEDRISLASSTRESRESGGLLLEELGKSLGTCLKKSNYLLKRLDAVPWPLQLI; encoded by the exons atgGGTGAGATGGTTGGTAAGTCTTCAG GTAACAACTATGTAGATGGTCAGTGGGCTGCTGGGAATGCACCGATGTACTACGTTATGTCTCCAAAGGATGTCATCATTGCAAAGCCTAG AAAGATTATCCTTATTACGGTCATTTTTGTTGAAGTACTTTATTTCAATTACTCGGCGCTTCTTATTCTTCGTATGGATGCGGAAGATCGTATTAGCTTGGCTTCTTCAACACGGGAATCACGGGAATCAGGTGGTTTACTGTTGGAAGAACTAGGAAAATCTCTTGGAACTTGCCTGAAGAAATCAAATTATTTGCTGAAAAG ACTTGATGCAGTTCCTTGGCCCTTACAACTTATTTGA